The Cygnus olor isolate bCygOlo1 chromosome 24, bCygOlo1.pri.v2, whole genome shotgun sequence sequence cagccacagcGTGGGGCGCggaggcaggcaggggctggctgtgccGTGTCACACCGTGTTGTGCCGTGTCACGCCGTGCCATGCCACGCTGTCACACGGTGTCACGCCGTGCCATGCCAGCCGTCCCACGACCCTgtgccagccccgctccccctcTCCTTgccttgcccccccccccgggaatCACCAATTGGGGTGGTTCTGCCCCAAAGCGGGTGCCCCCGTgccggcagcccccagcaccatGTTCCCCCCCTGCTGGGGGGTCCCTCCCGTGGGTGTccccgggggggcggctgctgcccCGCGGCTCCAGCCCCCCCCTTTTTACAGCGATCTCCACGTTTTCTAGGCGGCGCCGGGAGGCCCCGCATGTCCCGGCCGTGCAATAAAGGCGACGTTTCTGAGTCCCGCGCGGTGACTCCGTGCcccgggggggagcggggctggctggggggtCCCCGGCACAGGGTGGGGGGCCCAGCCTGGCACccaggggtggggagggagcgggACAGGGGAAAGCTGGGGTGCCGTGGGGATGCCATATGGTGACATGGGATGCCAtggggtgctgtggggatgCCGTAGAGGGCCTGGGGGTGCCATGGGGGTGCCGTATGGTGCCAAGGGATGCCGTGGGGCGCCCCTGGGTGCTATGGGGTGCCATGGGAGACGCCAGGGGGTACCATAAAGGTGATACGGGGTGTCGTACAGTGCCCGTGGGATAACGTGGGGTGCCAtggggtgctgtggggatgCCATATGGTGCCAAGGGATGCCACggagcaccctggggtgccaTGGTAGATGCCAAAGGGTACCATGAGGGTGGGTGAGGTGCCAGAGGGTGTGCATGGGGTATTGTGTGGTGCTGCGGGGTGCTATGTGTTTTCCTGGATTGCTGTGGGAGGTGCCATGGGGCACCCTAGGGTGCTATGGGGTGCCACAGGAGATGCCTTAGGGTACCACGAGGGTTCTGTGGGGTGCCAGAGGGTACCCATGGAATATTGTGTGTTGCCACCGGGTTCCTTGGGGTACCATAAAGTGCTGCGGGGTGTCAtggggcacccaggggtgccaTGGGAGATGCCAGAGGGTACCACGAGGGTCCTGTGGGGTGCTGGAAGGCGCCCGTGGGATATCGTGTGGTGCCATGGGGTGCCGTGGGGATGCCACGGGGTGCCACggagcaccctggggtgccaTGGGAGACGCCTGAGGGTGCTGTGGGGGTGCTGCGCGGTGCCAGGGGGTGCCCACGGGGGGCCGTGGGGCCCTACAGGAAGCCATGGGATGCTCGGGGGTTCCCTGGGCTGCCCCGTGGGGGGCTGTGAGGTCCCCGGGGGCCCAGGGGACCCCCGGCGCCCCCACGCGGGCGGGCGCAGCaccccgggggctgctcccggccccgcccctcccggtgccccccccaccccccggagcgccccccccacccccgcaggccccgccccgcgcACGCGCACcgggggagccgccgccgccgccgctgctgctccgAGGCCGCCCcgaggccgccgccgccgccgccatggtGCTGGACCTGGACCTGTTCCGCGCCGACAAGGGCGGCGACCCCGGCGCCGTGCGGGAGATGCAGCGGAAACGCTTCAAGGACCCGGCGCTGGTGGACGCGCTGGTGCGGGCCGACGGCGCCTGGCGGAGGTGTAcgtggggcgggggggcgcgaccgggaccccccccccggcaccacCGGGACCACCctccgggacccccccccccccgggaccccacGGCTCTGCggggcccgggcccggccgcaCACCTGGCCCCGGGggtgccctccccccccccccccccgccccgccccgggccgggggtcccgggggggtcccgAGGGGGGTCCCGCGGTGGGTCCCGCAGTGCCCGGGTGCGCCCTGGTGTGGGGGTGGCggtgccccctccccgcggAGCTGCCCCGAGCCCGGGCAGCACCGggcaccccctccccaccccccctccccagccccgggtGGGGACCGGGAGCGGGCACCGAGCCCCGGGTCCGGCTGCGGGGGGACTGGAGGGGACCGGGgagggcgcggggggggggccagcagccgccgccccgccgccgcagTGGGGGGAGCGGTGCCGCAGGGGGGGCTCGGCCTTACCGAGGCGAGGGGAGGCCGAGCCCGGCCCTGCTGCATCACGCCCGGCGCGTCCCCCGGCTGCCACCGCCGCTGCCACCGCCGCTGTCACCCCGCAGCGTGTGGCCGTCACCCCGCAGCACCGCCGTCACCCCGCACTCGGGCCTTGCGACGCCGCGCTGCGGGGCCGAGCCGTGGCTGATGCAATCCGCACCACGCTGCCCTTGGGGCGGCCGCCAGGGCCCCGCGTCCTGCCCGGTGCCGGTCGGTGACAGCCCCCCCCTCCGTGGGCCTCATCCTGCCCGCCCGTGGCGGGTCCCCTGCGGCAGGTGCCCCCCGCAGAGCTCTCCTCTCGCCCGGGGACGTTCCCGGAGGCGGAGGCTGGCTCTTCCCCCACGCCGGTGTTAGCGTGTCGGTGCCGggggctggctgccagcagggacGGCTGTgtcccgcccggccccgctgtcACCCGTAGGGCCCTGCCCGTGTCCCCTCCTTGTCCTCGCGTCAGCTCCTCCCCGGCTCTGCGAGGCTTTGCCAGGCAAtagcagggaggggagaatgACCCAAATCTCTTGGCTGTCACCCCGTGGCCCTGGGTCCGCCCGGACCCCAACAGCCCCAATCCAGCCTGGGGGTCCCGGTGGGGCCGCGGCCCGGTGCAGCATCGCTCCCGGTGGGCTCAAACAAATCCTCGGTGTGGGAGCTCTCTGCTGGGGGGCAGCGCTGGTAGGAGGGGGTCAGGGCGAGCtgcagcaccgggggggggggggttgtagCCCCGCTTCTGTGCCTTGCTGACggcttcctctgctcctccctccAGGTAGGTTTCGTGCAGATAACTTGAACAAGCTGAAGAACCTGTGCAGCAAAACAATTGGGGACAAGATGAAGGTGGGGGCCTTGCAGGCCTGTTCCTAGCATCgttaaggaatatttttactctgttgcttcagtctttacgcacggtgggtttttttctttcctcccgCTGCAGAAAAAAGAACCCGTGGGGACCGACGAGTCTGTTCCAGAGAGCGCGCAGAACCTGGACGAGCTCACGGCCGACATCCTAGGGGTGAGTCCAGCCCCATCTCCCCGCTGCTTTCGTCCAGGGCTTCGCCTGTCCCTGCCCAAACTGGCAGCGTGAGGTGTACAGAAACCCCAGCGCCAGGGCAGGGgcggctgcctgcagccccacaaGCAGCTCCCCGCTTTTCCCAGTCCCATGCCAGTGGTGACTGGCTCTTGCCCGGTGTCGTTCGTCTTAAGGTCGCTGCAGCCTGTGTGTGTCGGCCTGGTCACCAACCCGGGGCTTGTCCTTTGGTTCCGTGGGGGATTTGAGCAGCCTCAGTAATTGTGTGTCCTGTGCGAGgcccttcctccctgctcattcccctcccctcttcgTTAACTGAGATGTTTAATGAGCGTGGCACTGGCCGCCTTTTGCTGCCATGGGAGCTGACTGCTCCCCCTTGTTGCTGTCAGGCGCTGCGTGGTGCCGTAGCTTGTGCAAGGCCTTTCAGAGCTTGACTTATGTTGGGCCTTTGTGCTCTCTGGCTGTTGTTTGATGTGTTCAGTCCATGGTTTCGCTCCAGAGACCGTGTCAGTGGGTGGGGGTCTGTGATTAACTGCGCTCAGCTGCCAGCCCCCTCTCCCCTGCggttttcctcccttccccatctCACCCCGCTGCCTGCACAGGGGCTGCAGGTAGCCCAGATCAAGAAGGTCCGTCTCCTGATCGACGAAGCCATCCTCAAGTGCGACGCCGAGCGCATCAGGCTGGAGGCAGAGCGCTTCGAGAGTCTCCGGGAGATCGGGAACCTCCTCCACCCCTCGGTGCCCATCAGCAACGACGAGGTAGGGGCGGACGGAGCGCGGCTTCCTGCGGTGTGGGGAGCCGTGGGGCTGACcggagccagccctgctggtgcATCAAAGCCGGAAACCACGGGCAAGTGGGACGCGCTGCGGGGAGGTGCCCCCAGATCTGCGGGCGGTGAATGAAATCTGCATGACAAGGCAGCGTTTCCTGCCGGGAGCACACAAAGAGCAGCTCAGACAGCGCGGGACGCGGCCATTGTTCGGGGAATACATGGGAAACTCGCTGGGAGCCCGGGGCTGGGATCTCCCTCGGCTGCCCTCATTCATCCAGCAGGAATATTTTGCTGGGGGAACACAATTGGGCTGGGCCGGCTGCCAAGTGGCCGCATAATAAGTGACCAAGAGGGATCAGCACTGGGGTTCCAGCTCTGGCTCGAGGGGTCTGGGTTCAGTCGCTGCCAGGTGGCAAAGCCTGGGCCCGGAgggggccggggagcggggaaggggaagggaagaggctGGGGGGGCCCGGCTCCCAGCCTGGGCCCAGGACAGCGCGGCGAGGAGCAGACTGGTGTCACCGCGGCCCGGGGAGGACAGGTGATGGTCTCTGCCCCTTGTCTTTGTGCAGGATGTGGACAACAAGGTGGAGCGGATCTGGGGtgactgcagctgcaggaagaagtATTCCCACGTGGACCTGGTGGTGATGGTGGACGGTTAcgagggagagaagggagccGTCGTCGCGGGGAGCCGGGGCTACTTCCTTAAGGTGAGAGCCCAGCCCTGCGGCGCTGCCGGGTGAGCAGGGACGGCGCAGCGGGGCGCGTGTGACCGGCGGTGGCTTCCCCTTGTCCCACAGGGTCCCCTGGTGTTCCTGGAGCAGGCCCTGATCCAGTACGCCCTGCAGAGCCTCCGTGCCAAGGGCTACACTCCCGTCTACACCCCCTTCTTCATGCGGAAGGAGGTGATGCAGGAGGTGGCCCAGCTCAGCCAGTTCGACGAGGAGCTGTACAAGGTGAGCCCGGCGCCCTCTGGCTCTCTGCGTCTCGCCGCCTGGCACCTGCATCCAGCCCGGCCTCTGCCGCGTGCCCTCCCCTGCCGGGAGGCAGCCGGCTGCTGTCCCTTTGCCCTGGCGAGGCCGTGGCATGAGCTCCCTGCTGTTCCCCGTCCCTGGGTCTGTCTTCCTCCGAGGAAGGCCCGCTGGGGACGAGGAAGGCCCGGCCTGCAGACGCAGCCAGTTGTCAAGGCGATGCGGTGACGGGTGACAGCTCGTCCCCAGCCTCGCCATCGGGAGCTGGCGGGAGGCCATTGGGGCCTACAAAGGAGGCCAAACAAGCAGCGAACGGCAGCTGCTCCCATTTTCTCGGCCCACTTCGGAGCCGTCCTGTTCCCCTCCTGGGAAGCCTCGCTGCCAGGGAGCGCGGGtgcctgtgctggctgccctgAGCatctgccagggctggggggcttTGTCCCCAGAGGTGCGGGGACAGCTGGGGACGGGGGACAGAGGCTCTTTCCTGTCCCCACGgttccccctgctccccaggtgATTGGCAAGGGCAGCGAGAAGGCGGAGGACAGCTCCATCGACGAGAAGTACCTCATCGCCACCTCGGAGCAGCCCATCGCAGCCCTGCACCGGGACGAGTGGCTGAAGCCGGAGGATCTGCCCATCAAGTACGCGGGGCTGTCGACCTGCTTCCGCCAGGAGGTCGGCTCGCACGGCCGGGACACCCGCGGCATCTTCCGCGTCCACCAGTTCGAGAAGGTGAGAGGAGCGGGGAGCCCCCGCGGGGGGCATTTGTGCTCCCTCCCAGGCCGGAGCTGACGGGGGGCCGCTCTCTCTCCGCAGATCGAGCAGTTCGTCTACGCCTCGCCGCACGACAACAAGTCGTGGGAGATGTTTGATGAGATGATCGCCACGGCCGAGGACTTCTACCAGTCCCTGGGCATCCCCTACCACATCGTTAACATCGTCTCGGGTAGGGATCCCTGCCGCGGGGCCGTGTGGGGTGCCAGCGTACCGGGAAGGCCCTTGGGGTGGGGACTTCCTCGCTCCATCTCCTTGCCACAATGGCCTGGGAGCAGACCAGGCGCCTCTGCCAGCGCCTCGGGTGCCACCGTGCCCTGACCCACTTCCCGGCACAGCTTTCTTTGTCCGAGAGCATCCCTGGCTCGCGTTCCCACGGTGTCAGTCCCTAGGCCTGGTCCAGGGAGGCGGCGCCTTGGCCCTGGGCACAGAGGAAGGGGACGTCTGCTTTCCTGCAGCGATGCTCTGCGTCACTCCAGGCCCACCGGGATGGACACACACTGCGTGGGCACCCCACCATGCTGGGACCGTGTCCCTGCTGCGTCCCCACTGTCCCTCTGGAAGGGGAGGGCAGTCTGAGTGACTCCTCCCAGGGGAACTGGCCTGTGTAGTGGCTCcttccagcctctgctctgctgagcagggACACGGCTGCCCTGGGACGAGTGCAGAGCGCTGGCACGGCGCTGCTGAAGCCGCTTTGCAGCCTTCAAGCCTTAGCCTCCGCCGCGGTCCTGACAGGGGTCTGCTTGGGCTGGACCCCGCTAACTGCGGCCCTCCCATCTCGCAGGCGCCTTGAATCACGCCGCCAGCAAGAAGCTGGACCTGGAGGCTTGGTTCCCGGGCTCAGGGGCTTTCCGGGAGCTCGTGTCCTGCTCCAACTGCACCGACTACCAGGCGCGCCGCTTGCGCATCCGCTACGGGCAGACCAAGAAGATGATGGACAAGGTGAGGGCGCGcagcaggggtggggggggtgggggtccTGCTCTCCCCGTCTTCTGCTTCATTGCGTCCCCGCCTCCccgtgtccctgctgcaggtggAGTTTGTGCACATGCTCAACGCCACAATGTGCGCCACGACCCGGACCATCTGCGCCATCCTGGAGAACTACCAGACGGAGGAGGGCATCCTCGTACCCGAGAGGCTGCGCGACTTCATGCCCCCAGGTAGCAGCCggcgccctgccctgcccgggcTCCGTCGCTGGGTCCGTGGGCGCCCCGCGTGCCCCTGGTGCGATCTGTCCCACTTGCTTTTCCCCCAGACCTCCGAGAGATGATCCCCTTCGTGAAGCCGGCCCCCATCGAGCAGGAGCTCtccaagaagcagaagaagcagcaggagggcagcaagAAGAAGTCGGCAGGAGGAGAGcgggtgctggaggagcagatGCAGAACATGGGCGTGAACAGCGCCTAAATGctggccccggggccgccgtCGAGGCCTCCTGAATCATCTCGGCTTCTTCCCCGGCTCGGGCTGCGCCCATCCATCACCACCTCTGCTTCGGGGCCCCGTCTGCATCAGGGAGCTGCTGGTCAccgcccggcccccccggcaccgAGCTCCGGGATGAAGAACTGACAGTACCGGGGCTCCggcccccccgtcccccccccgaGCGGGGCCACGCACCCCTGGGTCGCTGCCCTGCGGGCTCATCCCAGGGGCGGAAACTTTCCTCTCCTTCAATCCaataaagcaaagctgctgagaCGTGTCGGCGGGCTGCCTGTGCCCCTCTGGGGGTCCCCGCGACGCGGGGGGGTGGTTgctggggggctggggcagcgctgcagcatgggggggggggggagcggctCCGgccccctctccccttctctgtCCTTTCTCCGCAGCGGCAGCtgggcgcggggccgccgccggccccaCACAATGGCGCAGACAAAGGCGGCGCTCGGCGGATCCCATTTGTAATTCAACGAGGGGCCGGGGCCCCGCTCGCCCAGCTGCCGCCCGGGACCCCCGTGGGCAGCGGTGGGGGCGGGGGCggctgcctcagtttcccaaaaGCCGGGGGTGGgaaagttgggggggggggggggtagggtTGGGCCGTGCCTCCCACGGCAGCCGGCTGCGTGCCGCGCGTGGGAAAGCCGGGGCTGCGCCCACGGGAGCTGGGGGGGCCCCGGCGCCGGCCCCCCCGCAGCCCGACCAGCCGGTTCTGCTCACCCTCGCCCCGCTTCCCCGCCTGGCAGCGCCTTTGAAGGGCACCGGGGGGGGCCCCCGGGCAgggcggggagcggccccgGCTGAGTCACCGAGCCCtgggcgggggccgggggggtccccgggcGGCTTCGGCGCCggttccttccccccccccccgcccccccgcacCCGTCCGACCCGTTCTGCGCCCCGGGGCCCGGCTCCGCGCCGTCTGCCTGGCACCGCGGCGCGGCCCCGTGCGGGCAGCGGGACGGGGGTGCCcccgcctgcagccccccccccccatcgcGGTGCTCCCCCCCCATGCCCCctacagccccccccccggtttgtcccagtgccccccagtgtcccccggcccggccccggagCTGCGGCTGGCACCGTGTCGGGGGGTCCGGAGCTGGGTGCAGGATGGGTGCAGGGGGTGCCGCACTCAGGCGGTTCGCCCGTGTGCGTGCCCCGAGTGTGCGTGTACACGCGTGTCCTGTGCCGCGCGTGCACGGCACGCGTGTCCTacgtgtgtgcacgtgtgtcCCCCCCGTGCCCGTGCCATGTGCGTGCGTGGGCGCGCGTGTGCGTGGGcgcgtgcatgtgtgtgcatgcctgTGCGCGTGGGTGCGCGTATGTGCGCGTGTGCACGCGTGTGCACGCGTGGGCGTGCGTGCGCGTGTGTGCGCGTGTCTGCACGGGCGTGTGCGCGCCCCCCGCGTGTGCGCCCCCCTCCAGCCGTGCCCGCGCGCCAGGTGCCGGGGTGCGGGGAGGTGCggggggggtcttggggggggggtggcggcggcTCCTTTAAGCGCGGCGCGGCCCCGTGCcgagcgcggccccgccccggcgGGTGCGcgcgggcggcgggcgcggcggcggcgcggggcgcggggcgcagCGGGCACCGGCGGCAGCGGCCGCACCGCGCCATGGGCGCTCCGCccgcccgcggggccgcgctccTGCTGCtcgcgctgctgctgctgctgcccgcgccggggcggccccgccgcccgcccccgggaaccggcaccggcaccggcaccggcacctgcccgcccgccgcgccgccgggcgcgctcctgcctctgcccctgcGCCGCGGCGGCTCCGCCGCTTCCAGCGGCACCGGGGacagcggcggggccgggcccaCCCCGCGCACCGGGGCGCACGGCGGCACCGGGGACAGCGGCGGAGCGCGGCCGCTCTCGGCCACCGGCGCTTCCAGCGGCACCGGGGacagcggcggcggcgcccggcCTCATCCCGGCCCCGGAGCgtccggcggcggcgggggcggcggcggctctgGGCCTGCGGCAGGCGCCGGCGCTTCCAGCACCGGGAGCGCTGGGGCTTCCCGCGGCACCGGGGAGCGCAGCGGCACCGGGACCCCTGGGGGTGCCGGAGGCTGTGGAGGCGCCGGGAGCACCGAGCGCACCGCGTGCACCAGCGGCACCGCGAGTCCCGGGGCCACCGCGACCGCGGGGGCCGCCACGAGCCCTGGGGCCGCCAGCACCACGCGGGTCCCCGCGGGCAAGGGGCGCTCCCGCCGGCGCCGCAGCCCCAACACGGCGCCGCAGTTCCAGCCCTCCAGCTACCAGGCGTCGGTGGCGGAGAACCGGCCGGCGGGGACGGCGGTGGCGCGGCTGATGGCGGTGGACCCCGATGCGGGCGAGGCGGGGCGGCTGCAATACGCCATGGCCGCGCTCTTCGACAGCCGCTCCGACGCCCTCTTTGCCATGGACCCCGTCACCGGCGCCGTCACCACGGCCGCCCCGCTGGACCGCGAGAGCAAGAGCACCCACGTCTTCCGAGTGACGGCGGTGGACCACGGGGTGCCGCGGCGCAGTGCCATGGCCACGCTGACGGTGACGGTGAGCGATGCCAATGACCACGACCCAGCGTTCGAGCAGCCCGAGTACCGTGAGAGCGTGCGGGAGAACCTGGAGGTGGGCTACGAGGTGCTGACGGTGCGGGCCACCGACGGCGACGCCGGCCCCAACGCCAATGTCCTCTACCGCCTCCTCAACGCCGGCGGGGCCAACGAGGTCTTCGAGATCGATCCCCGCTCGGGCGTCATCCGCACCCGCGGCCCCGTGGACCGTGAGGTCGTGGAGGCGTTCGAGCTGCTGGTGGAGGCCACGGACCAGGGCCAGGAGCCGGGGCCCCGCAGCGCCACGGCCACCGTGCGCATCATGGTGGAAGACGACAATGACAACGCGCCGCAGTTCAGCGAGAAGCGTTACATCGCGCAGGTACCTGAGGACGTGGCGCCCAACTCGGCCGTGCTGCGGGTGACGGCCACCGACCGCGACAAGGGCAGCAACGCCCTGGTGCACTACAGCATCGTCAGCGGCAACACCCGCGGCCACTTCTACATCGACGCGCAGACGGGCGCGCTGGACGTGGTCAGCCCACTGGACTACGAGGCCAGCAAGGAGTACACCCTGCGCATCCGCGCGCAGGACGGCGGCCGCCCGCCCCTCTCCAACATC is a genomic window containing:
- the SARS1 gene encoding serine--tRNA ligase, cytoplasmic, yielding MVLDLDLFRADKGGDPGAVREMQRKRFKDPALVDALVRADGAWRRCRFRADNLNKLKNLCSKTIGDKMKKKEPVGTDESVPESAQNLDELTADILGGLQVAQIKKVRLLIDEAILKCDAERIRLEAERFESLREIGNLLHPSVPISNDEDVDNKVERIWGDCSCRKKYSHVDLVVMVDGYEGEKGAVVAGSRGYFLKGPLVFLEQALIQYALQSLRAKGYTPVYTPFFMRKEVMQEVAQLSQFDEELYKVIGKGSEKAEDSSIDEKYLIATSEQPIAALHRDEWLKPEDLPIKYAGLSTCFRQEVGSHGRDTRGIFRVHQFEKIEQFVYASPHDNKSWEMFDEMIATAEDFYQSLGIPYHIVNIVSGALNHAASKKLDLEAWFPGSGAFRELVSCSNCTDYQARRLRIRYGQTKKMMDKVEFVHMLNATMCATTRTICAILENYQTEEGILVPERLRDFMPPDLREMIPFVKPAPIEQELSKKQKKQQEGSKKKSAGGERVLEEQMQNMGVNSA